Genomic segment of Phycodurus eques isolate BA_2022a chromosome 13, UOR_Pequ_1.1, whole genome shotgun sequence:
AGGTTCCGGCACTGCAAACCCAGCAACAAAAGTTCCTAGATTATTTTACGCATCCCTCAGCGAAATCACATGAAAACAACTTCAGGTCCCGCTCAAACAGATATTTCAGACCCTCTTACCGACGAGTGGTCGTCTTGTAAGTGGAGAAGGATTGCTTGCTGACGGAGGACTTGGTGCTCAAGTGACTCCTGCTCTCATAGCGATGCTGCTGATGCTGCTGTccatgatgatggtgatgatgatgatgatgatggtgaagcTCCTTGTGATGCTGCTCTTtgtgatgctgctgctgctgctccttctgggaCACTTGCACTGATCCTGACATCCTGAAGGGCCGCTCCGCAACGTCGTTTCAACGTCACACACTTTACGCCTGGACCAGCTCTACGAAGGAACGTCATCGTTAGCATCATAGATTGATTTATGACCACTATAGATTGATCTATGACCACCACATACAGTTAAAACCAAATGTTTCCATACACTATACGTATTTGTGACATCAACGTGTCATCTTGCAGTTGTTGGAAGGCACAACTAATGCTTCTtaaataacagtaaaaaaaaatactctaaaaatagcattttaaaaattatattcagtaggaaaaaaatatttacaaaagaataaaaataaaaaagagagaaaaaggaaataaacaaacaacattaataagaataatcaaataattaatgataaaataatggtgcctcattacaaataaaaaaactaaagaacaaattattatgacagaaaaactattcaaactctgaaataaatgtgaataaaaatataaatgaattatgAAGGCATACATTTACAGATATATAAATTGTTCGGAATAAAATAATGCTGCCTATTGAAGAAAAACTCATtgtaaaaaatgtaacattatatacatttttaaatgttatgcgtttaaaatatatatattacagtaaataataaaaGTCGAAGTAATGGTGATTgttttaacataaaaaatacaacaaacaatgtacaaaaacacaagATAAAACTTGTTGCctgtttaacaaaaacaaatataaacaaatctaATGCATACATGATACAATAATCGAAGTAATTATGCTTGTttcaacataaaaatatataaacaataatCAAGTATACAAATTTTAATGTTTCCTGTTTATAAAGACACAAATACtaacaaaaatactttaaacaaaacaactaaataTATTAACTCAAATACAGGTATaactacaaatatatatatatatatatatatatatatatatatatatatatatatatatatatatatatatatatatatatatatatatatatatatatacacactcacTGTTGCCTGTTTCATGGGAATCCTGATGTCAGCTACACAAGTTAGCTCTTTGAGCAAGAGCCCTGTTTATAATGTTCATCACCCTCCAGAATTAGATCATTATGATATTCATAATGCTTGAAGTTGCACCCTATTTACCTAGCTGTGCTCTTTTGCCTGAATCAATCataatacagtatttctttattttaaatgtcatttcaaaGCACTGACACATAAAAAGCCCCTACAAGGACACAGCATGTCAACACTCATACTGTTCATACAGAGCAGTACAACTCAGACATGATGTATGAATACATGAGTATAACATTACAAACAAGCTAAGGAAGCCTTCTGATTCATATATTACTTAACCTGGCATACGAAACATACAAACTACTTGTTACTACAAGACAAACACAGGACCTACCACAACCAAGTCTCCAGGAATCCAACAATGGATCAATAtgaggtgttaaaaaaaatgttaaaacaagcAAATCCAGAACGAGGGAAAGCAAGCAGGGGTGAGGGCCAGTGGACGGGACAGTGGTCCACAGACCAAAAATAATGCTGCCACTCTGCAGAATGCACAAGACACCCCTCAGGGCCTTTTAAGGCTGGGACATATTTAAATTTAGATCACAAGCAGAAGGAGAGGAGCTCCTTGGCTTACCCTACCACCCTGTAACTTGAAAGAAGAAATGTTGGTCCAGTGCTACTTCAGAGTAtattatataaaatgtattgttgccAAAGATGGAACATAAATgtacatagatttttttttccgttaAATTTTTGGATTCCAGGAAAAAGGCATGAAAGTGTGATTCGGAACTACGGAGACGACTCGAgttactgcatttttttttcattcgtgCTTAGGTCGCCTTTCAAGCTGGTTGTGACAAATACTATTTATTATATGTTTGATTTAAGAATTAGATTCTTCTGATTAAGAATAATTTATTAATCACACTCAAGAGAAGTTTACTACTATGCTATGTTATCGCTGGTAACACCGCCGTCTAGTGGCGAAAGTGCGGCAAGATGTGAGTGCAGAGACTATTTCTTCTTCGTTCCCATATAGGAAGTTTTCAAGGCCAGCTTCAAAGTGCAACAACGCCACCAACTGCATTGGAGTGTTAACAGTAGAACAGGTcaagaaaagaaagacaaacatttcatttttggaCACATCATCAGATTTTTCTGAAATAAATATATCTTAAAGTTACCTAATGGTGCCGTATGATTATATTTGATtatattaaaatttaatttgtcTAAATAAAACCACCATGCAACGAGTGTTAGCTGAAAGGAACATTCCAGACTGATGGACtaattttggaaatatattgttttgtttttaagtaaaGGTAGTAGCTGTCATTTCATAGTTACCAATTATTTTGTTCAAataatgtataaatatttttttattttatttaagcgTTGTGTTTTATAGTTGTGTTTCTACATCGCAAAGAAATTATTGGGCAACATGGAACAATCCATACTGACTGTTACTTTAGGACGCGTATTAGATATATTTGTAGAAATACGACTCTTAGCTCTGTTTCATTTGAAGAAATTACTTACTAGTTGTGTCGCTTTGTTTATAGTCGTGTTTCAACATTTaacattaccttttttttttaattcaaaataaacatgACCTGATCAGCATGACACATTCCAGAAAGGCGGGGAGGGACTTTCGTCTcctttctgtctctgattggtccGTTTAGTATATCGGAAGTAAAACAATTGTCCCGTTTCTGATTGGCCCGTTTGGTAAACAGGAAGTAAAATAGCACTAGTCCCGCCCTCCTGATCCTCTTGCCGCAGGATTCTCTGAAGACGTCTCTGCGTCTCAATACGTCAATATTACAAGGTGCCTAGCTTTATATGCAAAAATTGCACGTTTAACCTAAATCATAATCATGCGCGTTTGTCCTAGCACTCTGTTAGCTCCATCGATGCTTTAAATAGGCCATCGTAGCTAAACGCACCTAAATTATTTGTCGCATGTTGAACCGCCCAGCGGTCGTGGTTACTATCGCTCAAGTCTTCGCACTGTGTAACAGCTTAAAGCTGATCTAAGTGATGGAACAGTCCGTACCAGCAAAGAATCCTAGCGTGCATGAGTGAGAAGTTGGATAAATTCcttttgtcgttgttgttgttattgtcaaTGTGTTATGTACCTGTACAGTACATGATGTATTTGTGCGTTCCagggggaagaggaggaggggactTGTGAGTCGCCAACATGTCGAGCAAAAGGGCCAAGGGAAAGAACACCAAGAAGCGTCCTCAGCGCGCCACCTCTAACGTGTTCGCCATGTTCGACCAGTCCCAGATCCAGGAGTTCAAAGAGGCCTTCAACATGATTGATCAAAACAGGGACGGCTTCATCGACAAGGAGGACCTGCACGACATGTTGGCCTCTCTAGGTAGACACTAAacacaaccacaacaacaacaggatCTTACGACTCGTTTACACGCTCTTCTTGTTTTTCCTGAGGTAAAAACCCCACCGACGACTACCTGGAGGCCATGATGAACGAAGCCCCGGGTCCCATCAACTTCACCATGTTCCTCACCATGTTCGGGGAGAAGCTGAACGGCACCGACCCCGAGGACGTCATCCGCAACGCCTTCGCCTGCTTTGACGAGGAGGGCACCGGTGAGTCAGTTCGAAGCCACGCGACTCGAGTTTTGCCATTTAGGTACCGTACGCACAATAGAGAGGATTGCCCAAAAAAGTGGTATGATGCAGCTCGGTTATTGCGCCTTGACACGCACAAAGTGGTGTAAAACAAAGTGTTTAACACAAGCAAATTAAAGGAGAATTCATCAGTTATTTTGCTATAGGCTCTGAAAACTGTTGTACAGTCATCGTTTGTGCCTCGGCTATATCGCCGATTTTTcagcgatcgttttttttttgcaatacatACTCACTTACCAATGCCCTTACATGTAGGAAAGGAAAGccacacttctttttttagccTTTTATTGACACCATGAGAGCAGTAAAACATCAGGATAAATTGGGTGCCTCGCTCTGGGCAGGCAGGACTTTCTCCCGCTTTGTGTTTTGGCGTGCCGGCATGTCGtcaacaaacaattttttttaattagattcTTCAGTAACGAGTATTTGAGATGGTTAGGGAAAATATATTGaggaaaagtaaacattttgttGAAGAGACTTAGTGGAGTAAAAGTTGCCAGAAAATAACCAAGGAAAGTACAGCTATGTGAAGGTCGTTAGTAACACATGTAGTCAGTTACATTTACAAGGCTGACGTGGTCCCTTGTGACTAGCGTAGGTctgatccaggaggagcagctgCGCGAGCTGCTGACCACCATGGGCGATAGGTTCACGGACGAGGAGGTGGACGAGCTCTTCCGGGAGGCGCCCATCGACAAGAAGGGCAACTTCAACTACGTGGCGTTCACACGCATCCTCAAGCACGGCGCCAAGGACAAAGACGATTAGCTAGCAAGCAACCAACCGACCGCCGGAGGAGTTTTTCCTGTGTATATTTCCGTTGTCGTGTGTTTTGTATAGCCCACTGCGAGGTTGTCATGTAGCTGCTTCTTGCTCATTTGCACATCACTAAGAATCTGTATAAACCTCAACATATGTATGTActacatgaataaaaactgttactgtgactgattattgttattagttATTGAGCACTTCTTGATACAATCGGCAAGTAGCCACCTTTTGACTTTAACACAACTCCACAGAGGTGGAATATTGCCACAACTGAAAGCAAAACTACTGAATTTGATTTGGTTCCAGGCTCAAAACTGCCTTGAAATCCACAGTCCAAAGGTGAcattttaagtcacattttgaCTGTCATACgagtatttaaaaaagtatatcTGAGCAATTATTTACTTCACCATATCATAgaactaaaataaagtcaaactaaCGAATTACATAGTTCCAGGCTCAAACTGTTGTCAttgtaaaacctttattaactacACGTGCCATGTTTTAGGTCACATTTTGACAATggcaaaaataagttaaccactgtaaaattaAATTACTGAATTCATTCGTTACTGTCCCGGGCTCAAGCTGTCACCATTTCCAAACCTTAATTGAAGccagtcacattttttttaactgccagtgtaaaaaaaacaaaaaacaaaaaaaagttaatgcttgcttttgctgccatcttgtggcagcttGGAGCCAAGGACTATATTGAAGAGCGacaaggagcttcatttagaccatCGTGCTTTGCcgacatcttgtggcatctataagcaATTACAAACCCAGGGGTGAGGGCATCAATTCTTTgctgattttcgctattcatggCAGAGCTTAGTCCCTATTCCCTGCAAATAGCGGGGGTTCGCTGCATaactaaaaaagtaaaactactaattactatttcattgttattttataGTGATTTGAAAATGTTCTACTCGtctgtttttgaagaaaattattttcttggagTTGTCTAGTTTTgcgatgaaaaaaacaaagacctctcaaatactttttttaaataaactaatttttttccaatattgccTTCTAATTGCTTGTTTTAATAAACGCATTTTACAAAATTCACCTCAAAAATTGCATTTGAACTCCAAGTTAATCACTgtaatataaaagaaaaataaagtaaaactactgaATTAATTTGTCCCAGGTGCAAACTGCCACCCTTTAAAAGTATTAAATCTACAGGCGATGATTTTTAAATAGTATTTTAcctgtgtaaaaaataaatgtaaatataagtcAAACACTGTATGAcgctaaaataaagaaaaactacttaatttctttgttttgtttttgaagcagGCTTAAACTATCGCCAcattaaaaattataattaaagtTACAGGTgatgttttaaaattttgactgccatattgtaaaaataagttaactacCGCTTCAGAGCACTTAAATCTTTTAATTAAACACACTCAGTTGTCCGCTGAGTATCACTGTCATGGCAATCTGACGTAAATCTTAAAGCTGGGATGACACCATGATGAAAAGTCATGTTGACATAATCTACAAGCATTGAGGGCTAAATGACCGAGCACGCTAACAATAAATACAGACAACAGATGTGCTCTCTGCACACAGCACAGTAGTTGCTCACAGAGCAATAACGACAGTATTAAGATGTCTTCAATCCGCCAGGGCTAGATTTTTAGACTGGATCTTTGTCAGGTGGTCTGATATGCAAGCCTCCATCTTGTCACACTGGGCCAGGAAGTCCTGACGTGAGGACATCTTGTGAGCAACACGAGTAGTTTTTTGTGGAGGTTTGTTGGCTAGTGAAGGAGATGGAGGCGAGCACTCACCTGGACAGTCTTCACGAGGCCGCTTTTCTTTATGCGACAGTCGTTGAAGTTCTCTGGGACGCTCTGAGGGCAACAAAGTGACACCCTTTTGTCACTTTAGTAAACAATTCACAATTGGAcacatattttcacaaaaaagaTTGGCTCTATGAGGTCGCACAAAACCGATTTTGTTATTTCGTTGGCACAGTAATCCCTTGTTTATCATCCGCGAAGTAGCGAACaacatatttattatattatgtatatatattttaaagcttcatgtatatacagtaataacaaatatatgcatgtgagatgcaggtattatttctgtccacttggggtcgccgtCCTCAAGTTGTACACTGAATTATCTGTGACGTGGCACGTGTGCgtgcctttaaaaggcgggCCTGGGCTGTTGAGTGACATGAAAGACGGGGAATGAGAATatagagttggctggctgttaactggttAAACGTTAGCCACTCTGATGTTGAGTGACGGCATCAGTTGAGACCATCAGCAGCTCGGCTAAGAATGGGCTTGTGTTGACTGTATTTTCTtacagtttgttcaataaagtcaTTGAAAGGGCACCagcggctgtgtctatcctcAATCTATCCTAATCACCTGTTGAGGGATTACAATTTGTTCTATCTAGCGGGGGCTGGTTACATTAAATTAACTAACAATGTTTACTTCACCGTAGACGTCCACTTATGTCACTTACGCCAGTTGTACTTCGCAAGCGGCACACTGCACTTTAGCTTATTTTATTAAATCTTAAATGAtccccaaactttggacataaTTTGTCTTTTCTGCACGCTTTCCTCCTGACTTGTGCTTATTGCTACGAGAGTCTACAGTCACAAACCTCGTTATCAAAATAGTCAAAGGAAAATCCAACGATGTAGCGAATAATCTGCGACACAAGtaccaaaaaaaatctgcgacgTAATGAAACTGCAAAAAGTGAACCGTGATATAATGAGGGGCTGCTGTACCTCGACATACGAGTTTTTCAAGGTGCGAGCCATTGCTCGGCTGATTTTTCTGTCTCGAGttgagagcaaaaatttgagttacgagttcTAGCTATGGTGGCGTACTTTAGAAAAAGTAGCAGTTTGGCAGGCAGTGAACAATTCAGAGCAAAAAGGAAttacacattcaaacaaactacATCAACTTTGTCTACGATTACCAGAGCATCGATCTGCTCCAGGATCTTCATGAACTGTTCGGCCGCGACTTTCACTCTGTGGTCCAGTTTTCCCAGCGCGTCAGCCTGCAGATCTTTGGCCAGGAAaccctgacaaaaaaaaaagtttaaaaaagtcTTTCATATGAGGACATTTTTGGGCCCAAACTGTAAAGACAAAAAGGTAcagattaaagttgtaattttacaagaacaacttttatttatttatttatttttttttagaaaaaatctctctctcaaaaatacatttcccctCCCCTCAAAACTATGCATTTTCCTGGAAAATAGTTggctttttccccccaaaaaatacactttGCTAATACTCATACTATCATACTGATTTTGacagaacaaaacaagaaaGCGCAGATTAACGTACATTCTTGAGTCCAGTCAACT
This window contains:
- the myl12.2 gene encoding myosin, light chain 12, genome duplicate 2; the protein is MSSKRAKGKNTKKRPQRATSNVFAMFDQSQIQEFKEAFNMIDQNRDGFIDKEDLHDMLASLGKNPTDDYLEAMMNEAPGPINFTMFLTMFGEKLNGTDPEDVIRNAFACFDEEGTGLIQEEQLRELLTTMGDRFTDEEVDELFREAPIDKKGNFNYVAFTRILKHGAKDKDD